In Bosea vestrisii, the following are encoded in one genomic region:
- the irrA gene encoding iron response transcriptional regulator IrrA: MSILSLKDGSPVRAQADQIPWPQKAPAACPISAVKARLRSVGLRPTRQRMALGWLLFAKGDRHVSAEMLYEEALRAREPLSLATVYNTLRQFSEVGLLRQVSVSGPKTFFDTNVSEHHHFYNEDDETVVDIPGSEIHVSGLPVAPEGMLIASVEVIVRLRRADEEETVTKVAGGRRA, encoded by the coding sequence ATGAGCATTCTGTCCCTCAAGGATGGCAGCCCGGTGCGAGCCCAGGCGGACCAGATTCCCTGGCCGCAAAAGGCGCCCGCCGCCTGCCCGATCAGCGCCGTCAAGGCGCGCCTGCGTAGCGTCGGCTTGCGGCCGACCCGGCAGCGCATGGCGCTTGGCTGGTTGCTCTTCGCCAAGGGCGACCGCCATGTCAGCGCCGAGATGCTCTATGAAGAGGCGCTGCGCGCCCGCGAACCGCTTTCGCTCGCGACCGTCTACAACACGCTGCGCCAGTTTTCCGAGGTCGGCCTGCTGCGCCAGGTCTCGGTCTCCGGGCCGAAGACCTTCTTCGACACCAATGTCTCGGAGCACCACCACTTCTACAACGAAGACGACGAGACCGTCGTCGACATTCCGGGTTCCGAGATCCATGTCTCGGGTCTGCCGGTCGCCCCGGAAGGCATGCTGATCGCCTCCGTCGAAGTGATTGTGCGCCTGCGCCGCGCCGATGAAGAGGAGACGGTGACGAAGGTCGCCGGTGGCCGCCGGGCGTGA
- a CDS encoding PRC-barrel domain-containing protein: MDHSKHIRLSSSELTADALDGATIYGPGDDKIGSVSHIHGSGPTSQVVIDVGGFLGIGAKPVAVPIGELDFMRDEDGEVHALVSWTKDQLKAMPEHIDR, translated from the coding sequence ATGGACCACTCCAAGCATATCCGTCTTTCCAGCTCCGAGTTGACTGCCGACGCACTCGATGGGGCCACTATCTATGGGCCCGGCGACGATAAGATCGGCTCGGTCTCCCACATTCACGGTTCCGGGCCGACCAGTCAGGTCGTAATCGATGTCGGCGGTTTCCTTGGCATCGGCGCAAAGCCCGTAGCTGTCCCGATTGGCGAACTTGACTTCATGCGCGACGAAGATGGCGAAGTTCACGCGCTCGTCAGCTGGACCAAGGATCAGCTGAAGGCGATGCCCGAGCACATCGACCGCTGA
- a CDS encoding (2Fe-2S)-binding protein, with protein sequence MIVCSCNVLSCRQIKGTIAPDGSGPRTAGEAYDCLGCSPDCGRCAREVRALLTEARAACASQCHSCASHEIACSVHVSIGLMMAGIEENDDRVAA encoded by the coding sequence GTGATCGTCTGCTCCTGCAACGTTTTATCCTGCCGGCAGATCAAGGGTACGATCGCGCCGGATGGGAGCGGTCCGCGCACTGCGGGCGAGGCTTATGATTGCCTCGGCTGCAGCCCGGATTGCGGCCGTTGCGCCCGCGAGGTCCGCGCTCTGCTCACGGAGGCGCGCGCGGCCTGCGCCAGCCAGTGCCATAGCTGCGCCAGCCATGAAATCGCCTGCTCGGTGCATGTCTCTATCGGCCTGATGATGGCCGGCATCGAGGAGAACGACGACCGCGTCGCAGCCTGA
- a CDS encoding cold-shock protein gives MFDRRKPAAPAPFVTHENVEAKIKWFDPEKGFGFASPADGSGDVFVHVSSIGPQDPQDLQPGATIICDLGEGRRGLQVVAVHEIDASTATPAAPRARAAVALAAVVRSRRARPVTISAAAMGAAAVTTAATVAVSTVAIAAASIAALAPRWRDRSTAR, from the coding sequence ATGTTCGATCGTCGTAAGCCCGCCGCCCCGGCACCGTTCGTCACCCACGAGAATGTCGAAGCCAAGATCAAGTGGTTCGATCCGGAGAAGGGCTTCGGCTTTGCTTCTCCGGCGGACGGCTCTGGTGACGTTTTCGTCCACGTTTCATCCATCGGCCCGCAAGATCCGCAGGACCTGCAGCCCGGTGCGACCATCATCTGCGATCTCGGCGAAGGCAGGCGCGGCCTGCAGGTTGTCGCGGTCCACGAGATCGACGCCTCGACCGCGACTCCGGCTGCGCCGCGGGCGCGGGCGGCGGTGGCGCTGGCGGCGGTCGTCCGTTCTCGCCGCGCCCGCCCCGTGACGATTTCGGCGGCGGCTATGGGGGCGGCGGCGGTTACGACCGCGGCGACCGTGGCGGTTTCGACCGTGGCGATCGCGGCAGCTTCGATCGCGGCGCTAGCGCCCCGATGGAGGGACCGTTCGACGGCGCGGTGA
- a CDS encoding Hsp20 family protein → MRTVSDFSPLYRSSIGFDRVFNALEAASRLDPAGSSWPHYDILKTGDNEYRIVMAVAGFGPDDLTIMHEPNVLLVSGQKASEDSREYLHHGIAERGFQRRFGLADHVQVVAASLENGLLTIDLRHELPEALKPRRIQIATGQETPKSDVRQIEAKKTAA, encoded by the coding sequence ATGAGAACCGTGTCTGATTTTTCGCCGCTCTATCGGTCGAGCATCGGCTTCGACCGTGTGTTCAACGCATTGGAAGCTGCTAGTCGGCTGGATCCTGCCGGGAGCAGCTGGCCGCATTACGATATTCTAAAGACAGGGGATAATGAGTATCGCATCGTAATGGCTGTTGCCGGCTTCGGGCCGGATGACTTGACCATCATGCACGAGCCGAATGTTCTCCTGGTTTCCGGCCAGAAGGCGAGTGAGGACAGTCGCGAGTATCTGCATCATGGCATAGCCGAGCGTGGTTTCCAGCGCCGCTTCGGGCTAGCCGATCATGTGCAAGTCGTGGCGGCCAGCCTTGAAAACGGCCTGTTGACCATCGACCTGAGGCACGAGCTGCCAGAGGCACTGAAGCCGCGTCGGATCCAGATCGCGACGGGCCAGGAGACGCCGAAAAGCGATGTCCGGCAGATCGAGGCCAAAAAGACTGCGGCCTAG
- the bfr gene encoding bacterioferritin: MKGDKRVIEYLNKGLRSELTAINQYWLHYRILDNWGLKDMAKIWKKESIEEMVHADRFTDRILFLEGFPNMQTLDPLRIGENVKEVIECDLKAEIEARALYQEAAKYCREVGDYPSEELFKNLMKDEEGHIDFLETQLDLIGRIGLELYTQKHIGGLEGDQH, translated from the coding sequence ATGAAGGGTGACAAGAGGGTCATCGAATACCTCAATAAGGGCCTGCGCTCCGAGCTCACGGCCATCAACCAGTACTGGCTGCACTACCGGATCCTCGACAATTGGGGTCTGAAGGACATGGCCAAGATCTGGAAGAAGGAATCGATCGAGGAAATGGTCCATGCCGACCGCTTCACCGACCGCATCCTCTTCCTCGAAGGCTTCCCGAATATGCAGACGCTTGACCCGCTGCGCATCGGCGAGAACGTCAAGGAAGTGATCGAATGCGACCTCAAGGCCGAGATCGAGGCGCGCGCGCTCTATCAGGAAGCCGCCAAATACTGCCGCGAGGTCGGTGATTACCCGTCCGAAGAGCTGTTCAAGAATCTGATGAAGGATGAGGAAGGCCATATCGACTTCCTCGAGACGCAACTCGACCTGATCGGCCGCATCGGCCTCGAACTCTACACCCAGAAGCATATCGGCGGGCTCGAGGGCGACCAACACTGA
- a CDS encoding HlyD family secretion protein, which produces MTVESAIEKRSEDRRDRLKLVDPVLEQTPAPVEARKADEERTAAPQAGDKPAPKSRSSKRIALILVAGTALAAGLWFGVDWWRNGRFIISTDDAYVGAEMATISAKLPANIATIAVTQNQEVKAGQSLVALDAGDQRIALESAQAKSATAKATLSRIDAQIEAARASLLQAQAQQTSAEAAVTRTTADFDRASNLAAKSYGSQATLDAATAARDQAAASLASAKAGVVQATANIEVLKAQRVEAARQIDELKVAEDKATRDLSFMTISAPIDGLVANTNMQLGDLVSAGKRLMSIVPLDKVYVDANFKETQVGPLKIGDKAKVTIDALPGQSFAGTVSGIAGGTGSVFTLLPPDNATGNFTKIVQRVPVRIALSPESAARHVLRPGMSVVVSIDPRPSAGN; this is translated from the coding sequence ATGACTGTCGAATCCGCCATTGAAAAGCGCTCCGAGGACCGCCGCGACCGGCTGAAGCTGGTCGACCCGGTGCTCGAGCAGACCCCCGCGCCCGTCGAAGCCCGCAAGGCTGACGAGGAGCGCACCGCTGCCCCACAGGCAGGCGACAAACCGGCGCCCAAGAGCCGCAGCAGCAAGCGCATCGCCTTGATCCTCGTCGCCGGCACGGCGCTCGCCGCCGGCCTCTGGTTCGGCGTCGACTGGTGGCGCAATGGCCGCTTCATCATCTCGACCGACGATGCCTATGTCGGCGCCGAAATGGCGACGATCTCGGCCAAGCTGCCTGCCAACATCGCCACGATCGCGGTCACGCAGAACCAGGAGGTCAAGGCCGGCCAGTCTCTGGTCGCGCTCGACGCCGGCGACCAGCGCATCGCGCTGGAAAGTGCGCAGGCCAAGAGCGCCACGGCGAAGGCCACCCTGTCTCGCATCGACGCGCAGATCGAGGCTGCCCGTGCCAGCCTGCTGCAGGCGCAGGCGCAGCAGACCTCGGCCGAGGCCGCTGTCACTCGCACCACCGCCGATTTCGACCGCGCCAGCAACCTCGCCGCCAAGTCCTATGGCTCGCAGGCGACGCTCGACGCCGCCACCGCCGCGCGCGACCAGGCCGCCGCCTCGCTGGCCAGCGCCAAGGCCGGTGTGGTCCAGGCTACGGCCAATATCGAAGTGCTGAAGGCGCAGCGTGTCGAGGCCGCCCGCCAGATCGACGAGCTCAAGGTCGCCGAGGACAAGGCCACGCGCGACCTCTCCTTCATGACGATCTCCGCGCCGATCGACGGCCTCGTCGCCAATACCAACATGCAGCTCGGCGACCTCGTCAGCGCCGGCAAGCGCCTGATGTCGATCGTCCCGCTCGACAAGGTCTATGTCGATGCCAACTTCAAGGAGACGCAGGTCGGCCCGCTGAAGATCGGCGACAAGGCGAAGGTCACCATCGACGCCCTGCCCGGCCAGAGCTTCGCGGGCACCGTCAGCGGCATCGCCGGCGGCACCGGCTCGGTCTTCACCTTGCTGCCACCCGACAACGCCACCGGCAACTTCACCAAGATCGTCCAGCGCGTGCCGGTCCGCATTGCGCTGTCGCCCGAGTCGGCGGCCAGGCATGTGCTGCGTCCCGGCATGTCGGTCGTGGTTTCGATCGACCCGCGCCCGAGCGCAGGGAACTAA
- a CDS encoding DUF6894 family protein has product MPLYFFDIFDGESDRVDIGGRELQDEAAARTLALQTLADIAKVDSPRR; this is encoded by the coding sequence ATGCCGCTCTACTTCTTCGATATTTTCGATGGCGAGTCTGACCGCGTCGATATCGGAGGCCGTGAGCTGCAGGATGAAGCGGCTGCTCGCACTCTAGCTTTGCAGACTTTAGCTGATATCGCCAAAGTGGATTCTCCGCGGCGGTGA
- a CDS encoding cold-shock protein: MEGPFDGAVKFFNTERGFGFIAPDQGGPDVFLHVSSLSRSGLQPPMDGQRVRFSIRAGKKGPEAANISYV; encoded by the coding sequence ATGGAGGGACCGTTCGACGGCGCGGTGAAGTTCTTCAACACCGAGCGCGGTTTCGGCTTCATTGCCCCGGACCAGGGCGGGCCGGACGTGTTCCTGCACGTCTCTTCGCTGAGCCGAAGCGGTTTGCAGCCGCCGATGGACGGGCAGCGCGTACGCTTCTCGATCCGGGCCGGCAAGAAGGGCCCGGAAGCGGCGAATATCAGCTACGTCTGA
- a CDS encoding DUF6894 family protein: MTTKDPSGSGRHHIDFPNEQIASADARRSLVDMARDALPDGERAKFKVRVQDEAGDEVYRASLDFNGGGRRKAATPEEPAGD; encoded by the coding sequence GTGACCACCAAGGATCCGAGCGGCTCCGGCCGTCATCACATCGATTTTCCGAACGAACAGATCGCATCTGCCGACGCGCGGCGCTCATTGGTAGATATGGCCAGGGATGCTCTACCCGACGGCGAGCGTGCCAAGTTCAAGGTGCGGGTCCAGGATGAAGCTGGCGACGAGGTCTATCGCGCTTCTCTCGACTTCAATGGCGGCGGCCGGCGAAAAGCCGCCACGCCGGAGGAACCGGCCGGCGATTAG
- a CDS encoding MOSC domain-containing protein encodes MGLIVAVARDDRHHFSKPVLPMIHLLAGLGIEGDAHCGATVKHRSRVAVDPTQLNLRQVHLIHAELFSELAAAGFSVRPGEMGENVTTRGIDLLGLPIGARLQLGDEAVVEITGLRNPCIQIQAFQPGLLKAVLGRAADGSLIRKAGVMAVVIAGGKVRPGDAIAVTLPALPHRALERV; translated from the coding sequence ATGGGATTGATCGTCGCGGTGGCCCGGGATGACCGCCACCACTTCAGCAAGCCTGTCCTGCCCATGATCCACCTGCTTGCCGGCCTCGGCATCGAGGGCGATGCCCATTGCGGCGCGACGGTGAAGCATCGCTCACGCGTCGCGGTCGATCCGACCCAGCTTAATCTGCGGCAGGTTCATCTCATTCACGCCGAGCTTTTCAGCGAACTCGCAGCCGCCGGCTTTTCGGTCCGGCCAGGCGAGATGGGCGAGAACGTCACCACCCGTGGGATCGATCTGCTCGGCCTGCCCATCGGCGCCCGCCTGCAGCTCGGGGACGAGGCCGTCGTCGAGATCACCGGCCTTCGCAATCCTTGCATCCAGATCCAGGCTTTCCAGCCCGGCCTCCTCAAGGCAGTGCTCGGCCGGGCCGCCGATGGCAGCCTCATCCGCAAGGCCGGCGTCATGGCGGTGGTCATTGCAGGCGGCAAAGTCAGGCCGGGCGACGCGATCGCCGTGACCTTGCCGGCGCTGCCGCATCGCGCGCTCGAACGGGTCTGA
- a CDS encoding helix-turn-helix domain-containing protein, protein MHKAAFTIREAAHEAAMSPRTIYRRLKAGDLKARKSNRKTLILAEDLKNWLANLPVADLEAA, encoded by the coding sequence ATGCACAAAGCCGCTTTTACTATCCGCGAGGCAGCCCACGAGGCGGCCATGAGCCCGCGGACCATTTACCGCCGCCTGAAGGCTGGTGACCTCAAGGCCAGGAAGTCGAACCGCAAGACGCTGATCCTCGCTGAGGATCTGAAGAACTGGCTCGCCAACCTCCCTGTCGCTGACTTGGAGGCCGCGTAA
- a CDS encoding cold-shock protein has translation MTTGTVKWFNSTKGFGFIQPDDGSQDVFVHISAVERAGMRDLQEGQKLGFEVARDNRSGKMAAEQLQTA, from the coding sequence ATGACCACCGGCACAGTGAAATGGTTCAATTCCACCAAGGGTTTCGGCTTCATTCAGCCTGACGACGGTAGCCAGGATGTGTTCGTTCACATCTCAGCAGTCGAACGCGCTGGTATGCGCGACCTGCAGGAGGGCCAGAAGCTCGGCTTCGAGGTCGCTCGGGACAACCGTTCCGGCAAGATGGCCGCCGAGCAGCTTCAGACGGCGTGA
- a CDS encoding YggT family protein, with product MRAVLDVVMLALNLYVWILIASAVLSWLIAFNVVNTRNQFVSTVWDFLYRITEPALRPIRNMMPNLGGIDISPIILLLLIFFIQSVITRYIYPNVF from the coding sequence ATGCGTGCCGTTCTCGACGTCGTGATGTTGGCGCTGAACCTCTATGTCTGGATCCTGATCGCCTCGGCGGTGCTGAGCTGGTTGATCGCCTTCAACGTCGTCAACACCCGCAATCAGTTCGTCTCCACGGTCTGGGATTTCCTCTACCGTATCACCGAGCCGGCGCTGCGGCCGATCCGGAACATGATGCCCAATCTCGGCGGCATCGATATCTCGCCGATCATCCTGCTACTGCTGATCTTCTTCATCCAGAGCGTGATCACTCGCTACATTTACCCCAACGTCTTCTAG
- a CDS encoding carbonic anhydrase has product MDQPASEPFPQRLTEGYRTFLDDRFVREQSRYEKLAESGQTPKIMLIGCCDSRVSPEVIFDASPGEMFVIRNIANLIPPFSPDDQLHGTSAALEYGVQALKVEHIVVLGHGRCGGIRAFADDAQGPLSPGDFIGRWITLVEPAARRSGGRSRNESFEAYVERLALLSIQQSIANLRTFPCISILEGKGRIHLHGAYFAVATGELMLLDPQSGQFVPAVGEMPKKVQMIRCSEAEPRQGG; this is encoded by the coding sequence ATGGACCAGCCAGCTTCAGAGCCGTTCCCGCAGCGCCTGACGGAAGGCTATCGCACCTTCCTCGACGATCGTTTCGTCCGCGAGCAGAGCCGCTACGAAAAGCTCGCCGAGAGCGGACAGACGCCGAAGATCATGTTGATCGGCTGCTGCGATTCGCGGGTTTCGCCTGAGGTGATCTTCGATGCGAGTCCGGGCGAGATGTTCGTGATCCGCAATATCGCCAACCTGATCCCACCCTTCTCGCCGGACGATCAGCTACACGGCACCTCGGCCGCGCTCGAATACGGCGTCCAGGCGCTCAAGGTCGAACATATCGTCGTGCTCGGCCATGGCCGCTGCGGGGGCATCAGGGCTTTCGCCGACGATGCCCAGGGCCCGCTTTCGCCCGGCGATTTCATCGGCAGGTGGATCACGCTGGTCGAACCAGCGGCCAGGCGCTCGGGCGGGCGCAGCCGCAATGAGAGCTTCGAGGCTTATGTCGAGCGCCTGGCCTTGCTCTCGATCCAGCAGTCGATCGCCAATCTGCGCACCTTTCCCTGCATCAGCATCCTCGAGGGTAAGGGGAGGATCCATCTGCATGGCGCTTATTTCGCGGTCGCGACCGGCGAGCTGATGCTGCTCGATCCCCAGTCCGGGCAGTTCGTCCCGGCGGTTGGCGAGATGCCGAAGAAGGTCCAGATGATCCGCTGCTCGGAAGCCGAACCGAGACAAGGCGGTTGA
- a CDS encoding DUF167 family protein: MTAWSVTPDGLAIAIRLTPRGGRDSLGGIETLADGRQVLKARVRAAPTEGEANAALIVLLAEVLGVSRSQLSLTAGASARLKRIVARGDGEALAAQLQKRICEI, translated from the coding sequence GTGACGGCCTGGTCCGTCACGCCGGACGGGCTCGCGATCGCCATTCGCCTGACGCCGCGCGGCGGGCGCGACAGCCTGGGTGGGATCGAGACCCTGGCCGATGGTCGCCAGGTGTTGAAAGCCAGGGTCAGGGCTGCCCCGACCGAGGGGGAGGCCAATGCCGCGCTGATCGTGCTTTTGGCCGAGGTGCTCGGCGTTTCCCGCTCGCAGCTGTCGCTGACGGCCGGCGCGAGTGCGCGACTCAAGCGCATCGTCGCCCGCGGCGATGGCGAGGCATTGGCGGCGCAATTGCAGAAGCGGATTTGCGAGATTTGA
- a CDS encoding DUF3987 domain-containing protein, which translates to MGEIDTDGLTLASGARPIPLKLVNGGGWPRPVPIVSTLPPVARFTADLLPDDLRRYVFDVAERQQSPVDFVAVAMLCGLSAVFGNKVRVRPKQHDDWTITPNLWGALVGPPSAMKSPTMQAALAPAYMLQDEMRALWEQQCASIAEDEMLAELSAKTAKSQAAKAMKSGDREAARKLLKESQGDGEEMPPCPRLIVNDATVEKLGELLNENRNGLLLIRDELPGFLSRMEDVECQGERAFYLEAFNGDGSFTFEAERLARVEISDTIH; encoded by the coding sequence ATGGGTGAGATCGACACTGATGGGTTGACGCTCGCGAGCGGCGCGAGGCCGATCCCCTTGAAGCTGGTCAACGGCGGGGGCTGGCCGCGGCCGGTCCCCATCGTCAGCACGCTTCCGCCGGTCGCCCGGTTTACCGCCGATCTGCTGCCGGACGATCTGCGCCGGTACGTCTTCGATGTGGCTGAGCGCCAGCAAAGCCCCGTCGACTTCGTGGCGGTCGCGATGCTCTGCGGCCTCTCTGCCGTCTTCGGCAACAAGGTTCGGGTTCGACCGAAGCAGCACGATGACTGGACCATCACGCCGAACCTGTGGGGCGCGCTGGTCGGGCCGCCCTCGGCGATGAAGTCCCCCACCATGCAAGCCGCGCTCGCCCCTGCTTACATGTTGCAGGACGAGATGCGGGCTCTTTGGGAGCAGCAATGCGCCTCGATTGCCGAGGACGAAATGCTGGCCGAACTCAGCGCGAAGACGGCGAAGAGCCAGGCGGCCAAGGCCATGAAGTCGGGCGATCGAGAGGCCGCTCGCAAGCTGCTGAAGGAATCGCAGGGCGACGGTGAGGAGATGCCACCTTGCCCCCGCCTGATCGTCAACGACGCGACAGTCGAGAAGCTCGGCGAGCTGCTGAACGAAAACAGAAACGGCCTGCTGCTGATCCGCGACGAGCTTCCGGGCTTCCTCTCCCGCATGGAGGATGTCGAGTGCCAGGGCGAGAGGGCGTTCTATCTCGAAGCCTTTAACGGCGATGGCTCATTCACCTTCGAGGCTGAGCGCTTGGCCCGCGTCGAGATCAGCGACACGATTCATTGA
- a CDS encoding DUF982 domain-containing protein: protein MNRQFVSEWRAMWHRWFSSAVYVETDRAGTSCAVTSVEKAAELLMVWPERGNEWEEAFRACAAAIHGKGTAVEARSAFEKAAAAANRLILATTG, encoded by the coding sequence TTGAATCGCCAGTTTGTGTCGGAGTGGCGTGCCATGTGGCATCGCTGGTTCAGCTCAGCCGTCTATGTGGAGACCGATCGCGCCGGAACTTCTTGTGCGGTCACATCAGTCGAGAAGGCCGCCGAGCTGCTCATGGTTTGGCCGGAGCGCGGCAATGAATGGGAAGAGGCCTTTCGAGCATGTGCAGCCGCTATCCACGGCAAAGGGACAGCCGTCGAGGCTCGCAGCGCGTTCGAGAAGGCTGCGGCAGCTGCCAATCGTCTGATTTTGGCTACCACCGGTTAG
- a CDS encoding BrnA antitoxin family protein, translating to MNNDRTTRRPTSARDNAEALFKAPAPVTSTPVSKRAVVPGAREVVTLRIDSEVLAHFQDGGPGWQDRINAFLRKALPAPADEGLGSDELNSSNDG from the coding sequence ATGAACAACGATCGGACCACCCGCCGCCCCACGAGCGCGCGCGATAATGCGGAGGCCTTGTTCAAGGCTCCTGCTCCCGTGACGTCAACGCCAGTCTCAAAGCGCGCTGTCGTTCCGGGCGCCAGGGAGGTTGTCACGCTCCGGATCGATAGCGAGGTGCTCGCCCACTTCCAAGACGGTGGCCCTGGCTGGCAGGACCGGATCAATGCTTTTCTTCGCAAGGCATTGCCGGCCCCGGCAGACGAGGGCCTCGGGTCAGATGAACTAAACTCGTCGAACGACGGCTGA
- a CDS encoding helix-turn-helix domain-containing protein, with product MPLTSEQLRAARALLRWEQKDVAEASKVSLPSIKRLEGKPGVLGAQDRTVDAIRSALEAGGVEFIPENGGGAGVRLAKPSGVSRATPDEMKASATEVRLQAASAADEAMSDMDATKQEKAERRGALTGEPVMVEKARDKGRAPK from the coding sequence ATGCCGCTGACGAGTGAGCAGCTTCGGGCCGCGCGAGCGCTTCTTCGGTGGGAGCAAAAAGACGTGGCAGAAGCCTCAAAGGTATCCCTGCCTTCAATAAAGCGCCTTGAAGGCAAACCCGGCGTGCTCGGCGCTCAGGATCGGACAGTCGATGCGATCCGGTCGGCCTTAGAAGCCGGTGGGGTTGAGTTCATCCCAGAGAACGGCGGCGGCGCTGGCGTGCGCCTGGCGAAGCCGTCTGGCGTTTCGCGAGCGACGCCGGACGAGATGAAGGCCAGCGCTACCGAAGTGCGCTTGCAGGCGGCCAGCGCGGCCGACGAAGCTATGAGCGACATGGACGCGACCAAGCAAGAAAAGGCCGAGCGACGCGGTGCGCTGACCGGCGAACCAGTTATGGTGGAGAAGGCGCGCGACAAAGGGAGAGCCCCAAAGTGA
- a CDS encoding DHA2 family efflux MFS transporter permease subunit, translating to MATAATAIPTGAPPAADAIPMRRIFAFLAMVFGMFMAILDIQIVSASLAEIQAGLSASSDEIAWVQTAYLIAEVIMIPLSGYLSRALSTRVFFSIAAAGFTVASILCATSSSINEMILWRAIQGFIGGGMIPGVFAAAFTIFPASKRPIVSPLIGLIATLAPTIGPTVGGYLSHAFSWHWLFLVNVVPGIAVTIAAWTLIDFDKPDHSLLKRFDWVGLISMAAFLGSMEYVLEEGTRLDWFESHEIILFTAVMIIGAIMFFWRALTRDDPLVDLYAFRNRNFAFGSLFSFTMGIGLYGLTYLYPVYLSRIRGYDALMIGETMFVTGLAMFLTAPIAGRLSTKLDPRIMMMIGFGGFALGTWLASSITADWDFHELLIPQILRGCSLMLCMVPINNLALGTLPPQQLKNASGLYNLTRNLGGAVGLAVINTLLNGRTDLHITRLHEAVSAGRQIAEENLASMTQRFIEYGDIAQSMALKLLTQRAHKQALVMAFGDVFLALTVIFAALVLLSLFMTKPPAVAPAGGGGGH from the coding sequence ATGGCCACCGCCGCGACTGCGATCCCCACCGGCGCCCCACCGGCTGCCGACGCCATCCCCATGCGCCGGATCTTCGCCTTCCTGGCGATGGTCTTCGGCATGTTCATGGCGATCCTCGACATCCAGATCGTCTCGGCCTCGCTCGCCGAGATCCAGGCCGGTCTCTCGGCTTCCAGCGACGAGATCGCCTGGGTCCAGACCGCCTATCTCATCGCCGAAGTCATCATGATCCCGCTGTCCGGCTATCTCAGCCGGGCGCTGTCGACCCGTGTCTTCTTCTCGATCGCCGCTGCCGGCTTCACTGTGGCGAGCATACTTTGCGCCACATCGAGCTCGATCAACGAGATGATCCTCTGGCGCGCGATCCAGGGCTTCATCGGCGGCGGCATGATTCCCGGCGTCTTCGCCGCGGCCTTCACGATCTTCCCGGCCTCGAAGCGGCCGATCGTCTCGCCGCTGATCGGCCTGATCGCCACGCTCGCCCCGACGATCGGCCCGACTGTCGGCGGCTATCTCAGCCATGCCTTCTCCTGGCACTGGCTCTTCCTGGTCAATGTCGTGCCCGGCATCGCCGTCACCATCGCCGCCTGGACGCTGATCGATTTCGACAAGCCCGATCATAGCCTGCTCAAGCGCTTCGACTGGGTCGGCCTCATATCCATGGCCGCCTTTCTCGGCAGCATGGAGTACGTGCTCGAGGAAGGCACCCGCCTCGACTGGTTCGAGAGCCACGAGATCATTCTCTTCACGGCCGTGATGATCATCGGCGCCATCATGTTCTTCTGGCGCGCGCTGACGCGCGACGACCCCCTGGTCGATCTCTACGCCTTCAGGAACCGCAACTTCGCCTTTGGCTCGCTGTTCTCTTTCACCATGGGCATCGGCCTTTATGGGCTGACCTATCTCTACCCGGTCTATCTCAGTCGCATCCGCGGCTATGACGCGCTGATGATCGGCGAGACCATGTTCGTCACCGGCCTTGCCATGTTCCTGACCGCGCCGATCGCCGGGCGCCTGTCGACCAAGCTCGATCCGCGCATCATGATGATGATTGGCTTCGGCGGCTTCGCGCTCGGCACCTGGCTCGCCTCTTCGATCACCGCCGACTGGGATTTTCACGAACTGTTGATCCCGCAGATTCTGCGTGGCTGTTCGCTAATGCTGTGCATGGTGCCGATCAACAATCTCGCGCTCGGGACCTTGCCTCCGCAGCAGCTCAAAAATGCATCCGGTCTCTACAATCTCACCCGCAATCTCGGCGGCGCGGTTGGCCTCGCGGTGATCAACACCCTGCTCAACGGCCGCACCGATCTACACATCACGCGCCTGCACGAGGCCGTCTCCGCCGGCCGCCAGATCGCCGAGGAAAATCTGGCATCGATGACCCAGCGCTTCATCGAATATGGCGACATTGCCCAGTCGATGGCGCTGAAGCTGCTGACGCAGCGGGCCCACAAGCAGGCACTGGTCATGGCGTTCGGCGACGTCTTTCTCGCCTTGACCGTCATTTTCGCTGCTTTGGTGCTGCTGTCCCTGTTCATGACCAAGCCGCCAGCCGTGGCCCCCGCCGGCGGTGGCGGCGGCCACTAA